The stretch of DNA agattgtggTTAAATGCTAACATAAAAggatgaaaagataaaaattaaaaaatgcaccAATGAATGTGTAGACTGTTTTCTGTTAACAGAAAGAGAGGATCCAGTCCAAAGGCACAGGAGTGGTCCATTTCTAAGAGCTGACACCTGCACTATACACAAGACTGCACACTGAATGAGGCAGAGTTGCTCATTACTATGGCTAGAAGTGATATGTTTGACGTGAACtctaaaaataaggaaaaccaGAACTCTAACCCATTACACCAAGGCTTTCTGTGATCACTGGCAATGTATAGTGTTCTGACACAACATACTCTAACAGTGTCATGATGAAAAGAAAACTCAGTCTTGAGATTCCTTATTGATAATGGCAGCTGGTTATATTTAACCATGAAACACAGATTGTTCTCATTCATCACTAACTCTGAGGAGGAAGACAGCATCTTTTATGAGCTTACAACtggatgaaaatgaaattcCTTGTTTTAAGTCATCAAAAACACTGAATAACTTACATAAAATGTCTGACAAGGTAAAAGAATGAAGGATAAATcctacttttaaaattaagcatggaaaggaaaggagaagggagaaaggaagacgAATCAGTCCCCCTCAGTGACTGTTAATATTCCACATaatgggacagaaaataaaattgtttttaaaaacagtgaaaCTACAGAGAATAATTCAtctagggaaaacaaacaaacaaaacaacccataAACAACTTTAAACGTTAACAGTGGCAACCTCTTAGATGGTCTTTCATGACTCTAGATTCAGGAAATCAGAAGTATTATGTGTAATGCAGCAATCCAAAAGGAGCAACAAAGTTCTAGGAACAACAGACTTGCCTCAAGATGTCAAAGAGATTGCATCCCAGAACTGCATGCAGTCAGGGCTAAGGAAAAAAGGAGTTCACAGCTTCCATCTACATCATGTCTACTCATCTATTTATCTGCTCCAGATGCTATTACTCCCATATACCTCCTACAATAAATTATCCCTCAAGACTGAATTCAATCAGAATTCTTGGAAAATCCATTGGAGCACACCCTGTGAGATATTTAAGTCATATAGGAAATGTGATCCCAGACAATAGCTGGCTATTGGCTTTCAGAAGTGCCAATAGGGAGATTAGACACTAGCTTTGGCCactaagaataaaaattaaaaaaataaaaatctcttacTGGAGCAAAACATAAATTAACTAAGCAATGGACATGTATGAATCTGACTGGATGACTCAAACATTATTTATACTTTTCTCATGACAGACTTCTCACTGGCAACATCACAATGTAAAATAAGGCATCATTCAACATTTTCAAGACATGATTGTACACCCTAAAATTAAGCATAATAAATTCAGCTGTCTTGGAATAATTATATTAAAGTTTCACTGGAACTTTGAACACGCCTATGGTATTACAACTTCAGCTTAAAATAGTGACCAGTTTAAACTAAACATTTGTTTAACATATTGTCATGCAACATGGATTTAATAGTACTTTAGAACTATAATTTTGGTattcaatttaatttaatgtgACTTTTTGTTGCCATTTATCTAAACTCTGTGAGCCTTAAGTCTGTGGGACAATGATTAATACATTAAAGTCAAgcccatcaggaaaaaaatatatatatatatatatctttattaaGAAATTCTTTGAAATGGGCTGTAATTTCCAAGCCTTCAGAAGGAGTATAATTCTTGAGACCACAAATTTCAATACAGCCACTTGCAAAGATGGGAggagaataaaaatatccaagAACCTCAACAGGAATTACAGTAGTAAACCTAGCAGAACCTTTTAACAAGGACAGGTACACACAATTTTGATTTGATAAATTTTGTTAAGCAGAtctaagttcttttttttttttttggcaaagcaGCCACCTTTGAAGGATGAACAAGAGCAGCAGATGCTATGTTGGTCaggttttttgatttttatctcATATGCAAAATTGGAATAGTACAAAATTAACTGGAAAAATCACATAAAACAAATAGTAATAGCTATCCATCAAACAATGTGCTCACTAACAGGGTCTCCTTTATACTTCCCTGcaattttcacttatttttctaAACAAGGATCAGACAGTACATTTAGGAAATATGACTGAAGTTGCAAGAACTTTGGAACAAGCATTAAAAATCAGTTTGATCAGTTTGatcaaataataattaaaaaaaaaaaaaatcagaacaattCAGATTGCAATTTAATAACAATTCATTCCTAAAGTCTTGGCCTCCCTTATCCTCAAGAAACCATAAGAAATGATATAATGAGCTGGTATCGCACTCCTATGTTGCACAAGCATTATTCTCTTCTTTCATCTCCATCTTCCTTAGCTGTTACAGAACATGCACCATCCTGCATGCATACATGACTGCACATGCGTACTTTTAAACACAAGAAGCTCCCATTCCTGATTAGCCTTTAAGCAGTACCAAAATAAACGTTCAGTAACACATGCTTCTTAATCAGGTTGCACCAGTACACTTCATAATGGCATTTCAGAGTTACGATGAAGCTGGTAATAGCCACGATTGTACAGTATCCTGAGGTCatacatttctttctaaaataaaagtgtGATTAAATATCATATAGCAACACTAACCTACGTTATGTCATCAGTTTTGAAGAGGAAATGACCCCACAGATTAATGAGGAATTCTGCCTAGAAGTCAAAGGTATGATAAAGCTTTGTTATTAAACAAGAGCTAGATATAATCAAACCTACTTGAAAAAGCCCAGCCTTTAATAGAGAGAATCAAAAAAGGCAGAGTAGTAAGAGTCCATATTTATCTCTGGTATAACACCAATGAAGCAAACAGAATACCCTGAAGTTGTTTGCCTGACTGCCACATGGCAAGTATGGCAAGTCATCTGCTAAGCTGTGAGGTATGATAGATGGAAAAAGCAATGCcagtttcctttcctgtttaGGAAACAATATACTAAGAAATAAGACACTATAGGACTGTAACTCAGAAAATGTCTGTTTGTTATTATGTAACAACTGATAAaacccaccaaaaaaaatataaattcaaatATAACCACTCTCCAGGAAGTCCTCTGGAATGAAGAAATTATGATTTTTcctagaaaactatttttttatatactgtAAATGTTGGACATAATTATGGTGGAAATAACATACAACTAAACACTAGTTTATATAGATAACTTCCTTGAAAAAGCAGTCAGAAATGCAATAGGTCacacttaattatttttttttcaaaatcctaaataaaaattaggagaCCATTCATCCATCCAGTCAAGTCAGACTTATTGTATTAATCTTCAGACTAGAGATAGTGATTCACTCATTCTTAGCACCGACACCAAATGCAATATTGTTCCTAAAACCCCCTAAAGGTACACTGTAAACAGACATAACTGGGGAATAACTTGGAATAGAGCACataaataccttttaaaaattaacataCCTGGATTTTCTTGGATATGTgagcaataaaatgaaatcacctagcatatttttacaaaatacatCTAAACATTTCTCATTCGTAATCTGCTTCTGGCTTTACACTCCGTGACTAAGGGCaagttttgcctgtgatgatgAGTGGTCTCTGCTCTGTCGACAACTGACAGCACCTAACATTTAGCCATTTCAGACACTCTGTTCAATATCTTTAACCCAAATTCTGCACTTGCCAACAAATTGGGGATTGAGCAGTCCCTGGGAAGAGTGCTTATAGAAACCATGAATATCTCACTATTCCCAGTACAGGTCTGTGTCATCCTGTTTACATCACGCATCATTCATCTGCTGTGATGAAATGTGATCCCACgttttaaaaaaagaactcCGTAATAGTGAGGATACTCTATCTTTGTGCAAAGTGTTTCACATATTTTCCATGGGCACAAACTGCTCCCACTTCTATTTAAATCTCTGCAGCTCTCTTTGCTGGACATTACTTGCTTAAGGAAGCTCATTGAGGAGGTGCTTAACATAAGAGGGCAAAGCACCAGCAtggcagcagacagcagcatgGTTCTTGAAAAGAAGGCGAGCACAACTCCTGCAAAAAGGGCTGTCCACAAGATCCGAACAGCCACCTTAGTCTTCAGCTTGGCGCGAGGTTGGCAGCAGTGGGCAACTGATCACAATGTAAAGCAAGCTCAAGAACCCACCGGCTGGGTCCCCAGTGCAGTGGACTCATCAACTCAGCCAGTGCAAGAAAGACCCTTTGAAAAATGGCCAATTCCATCCACCAAGAGGGACCAAGGAAAAGACGATGAAAAATCCTCAGTAAATGAATCAACTACAATAagagatgctgaaaaaaaatccagggaaTCGGATGAAGCCCTCAAAAAGTTCAACATTAGAAGCAAAGAGGTGGCCAAGACAGTTGTAAGCAAAGCCTACGAACGGGGAGGTGATATTAGCCTCCTCAGTGACAGATACGAGAACAACAATGGCAGCTCAGAGATGATCAAGCTCAAAGAAGAATCAAATGCTATTGACAAAATTCTTAGTGCCAAATTATCACCCACAATAAGGAGAAAGTGTTCAAACACGGTATCAGAGCTGACCAAGGGCTGGAAGCAGATGGAACAAGAGGACAAAGTGGGGACTAAGGAAGAACTGCTGCTTAACAGCCACGATGACAGCATGGATGCAGAGGACAGTGGCTATGGGGAAGCAGAGGACAGACTTGAGCCAGAGGACAGCGACCAAGAGGTGACAGCTGTGAGGATTAAACGACCTGTGCCATCTTTGTAAGTAAAACACCTTTGTTACCATATCACAAATGGTCAGCAGATCCTGAAACGGGAACAGGCTTCCACAACAAATAAGTGAAATGAgaccaggaaaaaacaaacatagcAAATGgttaaagagaaataattattcctaaaaaaaaaagcaaaacaataataataataataataataataataataaaatccagaAAACCTTTCACGTAACTCTCTATGCTTAAGTGGTTAGTCAGTAACTTCTGACTACAGTCTTGCATCTTATGCATATATGCATAAGAGACATAGGAAGTTATATTTGGGAAATGTTATTCAATTTAATTTTGACACTAGGTTTATTGGTTCATCTAAATCACTACTTACCTCTCAATATTTTAGTCCACATTTCAGATTAACATCTTTTCGTTCCTCAGGAACCCACAGCTATTCAGATGATCTTAGTGGTCTTTTATAACCTGAATGATACTATGTTTTCAGCAAATACTAATTCTAAAGCAACACACCTGAGCAAATAATATTTCAAcatatttattcattattttgctttgcaaaaatTGTGAATAATCTTGGGAGTGATTTACGCAGAATGTCCAAAAATAGGTATTGAAGTACATCACTTCTAGGTACATCTTAACAAAATCTGGGTTCACTGATTCTCTTTGGAAGCTTTCCTTATGGATTTGGAATTCATTAAGTCAAAGGATGGAACTTCTCTGTTTAGGGTCCCAGTTTCTGAGATTTTAGAAAGCATTCAGCCTGCCTCTACTTCTGAAAGAGTGATTTGAATCATGCTATAAATCATTTCTAAACCATGTTACAAGTCATTTGacaaaaagaacatttgaaTCATcaattcatttttcaaattCAGCGCCTCTCTGTgggtacacacacacactctctcTCTCTAAGTATGCTCACGGAGTCTGTTGTGGAACTTTCAGACATACAGACTTTCTTATGCCTGTAACTGGTGTGAacagaaaagaaggagaaaaaaatattccttactGATGTAGTTATTACAGGTtctaaaaaagagagagagagaattaagTAGCAAAACCATAGTATCAGATGGTTTTGAGTAAGGCTTCTTTCAGTAAGAGGATTGTGCTTGAAGATTACTACACTACAGCAGCTGCATATTAAATTTAGAGTCCAGGTAGTAAACAAGTAAGGTTCAGCCACAGACAGGCAGTCGTGGGGAAGCCTCCCAGAACTGCAGAGGAATAGCAGAAGCTGGTAGGAATTCCCCAGTTTGCTTTCCCAGAGCTCTCCAGCAGAACAAACTTTTCAGAAGATGGCTACAAAGAGTTGTGCTGTTGCCAGACTTGCCAGAAGATAGTTGCCAAACCCACTCATCGCTCCCTTCTCAGGAACAGATGAGAAGGTCCACATGTCCAACTGCAAGAGGGGAAGCTGTAGGCAGCTGTTAGAGACATAGCACGTTATTTGCTCCAGTGCTCTGCTTCAACAAACTCTGTAATGTTCCAGCAGGCATGAACGTGCGGCTGAGCCTGAACTGTTCCAGCACAAAACTTCACATCTAACTTTAAATTCGTGATGAAGGAAAGCACTGCCTCTGGGACCAGGGTGTGCTAAGGCTTCTCTGGGGCAGGGATGGCAGCCAGGGCCTAAATTTGGCTGAGGCAGGGTCTGGCAGAGCTCCCCTGACAGAGCAGAGCCCTGGGAagaggctggtgccaaggcCTTCCTGTCAGGGCCACGGTGTGGTGGGGTCTGAGTCTCCGCCATCTTCTGCTCTGCCTTGCATGCGTGTGAGATGAGCACGAGGCTGTTCGAGACGAGAAGGCAGGCGTGTCACCCGCTCGCTTAGCCTGTGTGGGAACGACTAGCAGGACAACAGGAATCAGAGGGCCAGGGCCTATACGCTCGATACTGTATCCTAATCACCATTTCAGAAACCAGTAACTGGAACCAGCACAGATGAGAACATCAGAACTGGCTTCCTGGTCATTCTGCAGACAGCGAATGACAGACTCTGCCAGTCCCACTAACTAGCCAGGTTTTGTACCCCACTGCCAGCAAGCAGTTACCATGGCCACCATTAAAACCAGGACTACGTCAATCACACAGTAAATTCCAGCACAGATACCTGAACACAGATAGCTAGTTTAACTACTAAGACTGGTTACTAAACAATGCTTTGCTGTATAACTGACCAGCCATCGCCCACAATGAACAAATGGTTAAGTCAATCTGAAAAAGCTCTCCAATAACCCAGAGGCTGAAAGTCTCTGGTCCCTAATTTTGGGAGGGACTGCACGCACTGTCCTTTGACAGAAATTAGCGGAAAAACGAACTGTCAAAACACAGATTTCACACATTAGGAAAAGAGCACCAGTTTACCTGCAAATGAtgccaattaaaataaattgctcaCTAAAAAAATTGATAGTAGAGGCAAAGCAGCTATCTTTCCTTTAAACCTTACATATGTTTTCTCCATATGTCTAGTTTTAGGGCTGCTACCTAGGGAAAAATAGATTAGCCATATTTACTGAGGTGCAAATGATAGAAATAACACCCCCTCTATTACTTACAGACATCTCTTCCACAGAAATCTGTCAGGAATCTTTTTCTACATTTATAGTGCTATTATCAGgactggatttattttattttttttaaactacccactattatgtatttattttttatagcctcaaaatacattattttagcCTGCTGTTTTTATGAACCTTCCAGTTTGGCTTAATCTCCTTCAAAAAGTCCATAAGTATATGGACTTTTTAAAGCACATCTCTTATTTTCCTCACTAtgtcccaggaaaaaaaaggatcagTGCCAGCATTTTTTCCCTCACATCAGCACCTTCGTGACCTCCAGCTGCAACATTTACTGCATTCAGGCTGCTTCCTTAGTAGAGTGACTGTTAACTTCTACAGGCCTAGAAATactatttcatttctgtttaggAGCCAAAGGGGCACAGCAGAGATATGAAATTCAAAACATTACGAAAGGATTCATGCATTTTCCCTAGAGACAGGACAGTAGGGAACACAGGGCATGGGCAACACTGTCATAAAAGTTCAGAATGCAATTTGGTTATCACTTTGGTTAGCAGGTAAACTTCTTTGACTCTTACAGGTAACAGACTTGTTACATTGGGTTAAGCTCACAATCCTCATTTTGGATTCACAATCCATTGCATTAGGCACTGTACAGACATGGCAAAAAAGGATTCTAGGTCTATGACAGCTTACTATGTTAGCTCATCAACAAGCTAAACAATAAGGAAAATTGTACTTTGGGAATCAGAACTGgaagatgcatttaaaaaaaggtAGTTAACAATATGGAACTTCCAAATCCACTTAGGGCATCATAAAAGCAAAAGGATAGATACGATGTTTTCCTCAACCACTGAAAAGGTGATAATAGTATTCATCTGTAAAAGAAATATaggcttcagaaagaaaagatgagagCACTTGTTAgacagtttaattaaaaaaaaaaaaaaaaaacaagaaaaaaaaaaaaaaaacacaagaacaaCAAAGCCTTTAGAGCACGCCATCTCACTTGGTTGTCATCTCCTTTCAACAAGCTTAGTAGGAAACAAAGCAATGGGCAGCAGGTTTGTAGTCTTCTGTACTGTTTTGCTAACTGTAGTTTTGTTCTGACTGTTCCTGTTAATATTCAGCAGATATTACTGGGGTGGTTTCAGAGCAGCCTTCTGGGGACTAAAAGTATTAGAAAACAAATTACTTCAGCATAGCCACAGCACAACATACTCCCTAGGCAAGCTCTGTACAGATGCAATGACAGGATGTGGACAGCACAAAGACTAGCTCAGGCTATCTATAACTCCCCCGCAACATGTGAGATTGGTCACTAGAGGAAAGAGCATCAAGAATCTGTCTGCCTGCAGCCATCCAGTAATAAAATACTGGTACAAACATGAACATGCACGAGATCTGTTAAGATCTCTTCATCCTTTGACCTTGACACAAATTTCAGTAGCCTTAAGTTTCTTTCAGCCTCATACACCTGCCCAAAGGAACATGAATTTTGTACTTCAAAAATTGTTCAGAATCATAGATAAAATATGTATAGGCAGAGCTACTgtacttttgtcttttttatttttttttattttttctgaattcaaCACTTATTAGAAGGAACAGATTTTTCCAAACATTGCCCTCTGTGCTTCAGTCAAAAATAGGTGAGGCCCCAGTCTGTACACTTGCAGTTACTGTCACCTGTAACATTAAGTCAGGCAGATTTCAAGCTCTGCAATGCAGACAAAAATGGGGAGCTATGTGACTGAATGAAGGTACAGGTAATCAGCAGCATACTGTCTAATATCCCTACAGAATTCAGCCAAAATGGGTTCAAAACTAAGCTAGAAGGTGGTAGCATAGATGAGATCAAGCTGTTGTCAGTGAATTTGTTTTTGAATGCCATCTGAAATGTGGACTAAAAACCCTCAAAGTACTAGTTTAGAACTGGTGAAAACATGCCACCTGGTGGTTAGCATCTGGTCTGGAAAAACACAGTACATGTTAGTATTAAGACTAGTACCAGGACTGTAATTAAATGATGAAATGCAAAACTCAgatagtgtttttgtttcttccagTGCAAGCAAGCTCAGTGAGGAAAGGAGCACTAAGGCTCACAGGAAATACAGCCCCGTTAATAGCCTGAAGGACAGGTGGCAGGAATGGGCAGACCAGCACATCACATCACAGAAGCTGAATCCCTTCAGCGAAGAATTTGACCACGACCTGGCCATGTCCACACGCCTGCGCAAAGGAGACGAAGGGTATGGCCGTCCAAAGGAAGGAACCAAAACTGCTGAAAGGGCCAAGAGAGCTGAGGCCCACATTCACCGGGAGATCAGGGACATGTGCTTCATCATTGAGTCAATGGCTAAACCGCGGCGTGATGGCAAGATCCAAGTCACTTTTGGGGAGCTCTTTGAGAGATACGTTCGTATTTCAGATAAGGTTGTTGGGATTCTCATGAGAGCCAGGAAACATGGACTGGTAGACTTTGAAGGAGAAATGTTATGGCAAGGAAGGGATGACAATGTCATAATTACATTATTAAAATAGGCATGCTAGGAGAACAAGGGCAACTTGCCTTGGAAAACCTCTGTTTGTCCTTGCTGTTAGCTTTTGCACAATTGGAATACAATATTTTTCCACCCCCGGACAAGAAAAGACATTGAGCATTTTTCTAAATAGAAGCTTTATAACTAGTGCATGATAACTCAAGCATCCAAATGGATTTTTCTCTGTACCAGGAGGGCTTGCAGGACACTTCAGTTAATTACTAtaccaaaaaataattaaagaacaaatatattgaacaataagcaaaaatatattgaaCATAGAAAGTCATAATAATACAAACAGCTACAAATAATTTCCAATTTTCACTTATCCTTACATTCAGGATCCTCTTGACTATTTAAACTGGGatatcacaaatacaaaccgtgccagagcagaagctgAATGATGATCTAAACTCAGGCCAATTTTTTGATCTGTGAAAATGATCTTGTGTGCATATTTCCTAACTAATCATTCAAATGCATGCAAAGAGGGTTTATTTAAACACAATCAAAGATGCCAAGTTTGTTTGTTATAAACAGTATAAACAAATACTATTGCAGTTTTATCTTGTGGCAACTACTGATAATTTTCTCATACATATCACAGAAACTAAGATAAAAGTCttttatgagatttttttatttaatgtatttatataatttattgtttcatttttagagTTATGGCTGATGAACAGAAAACACCAAAGAGAATATAATACACAAGAAGTTTTGAATAGATAGCCACAGAGAAAAATCTCTTATGCAACATTGTGCAATATATCATCTGAAGATCTATGCATCTTTCTTATAAATATAGGGGAAAGTAACATGTAACATTCAGATCAAGATGTCTGGGCAAGTAATTTGCATAATGAAAAAACAGTGTTGCTTCTCCTCATAAGATTCTttcaaagtgaaagaaaaaatatcttcttacagaagaaaagagtGTGTGAACACCTTGCCTCTGTGATAAAAGAAGTACTGCTACCATATCACAAGAGTACAGGTACTCCAGTTTGATCCTCCaatgaatatataaattatatctTTTATAAGCAAGTGATACAAGAAGTGGTTATTATGTGTCTCGTGTAAGTTGatggaaaacagtattttgggCACAGTTATATGTTGTGAatctaaggaagaaaaaattgtaTTACCACTTGGATTCAATAGCACTTATTTAACATTAGTGTTTTCTTGAGATCTCTCAGACTACTTTAATAGATCTGTAAAACTGACCTCTAAATGTGATATTTATGTATCAGAATGTTTACTTGAATATTCTTCCCTGATTCTTTACATCTTTATATAATGACTTACAGCTGCCTAAGTCGCTTGTCAAAGGAATATATGAGTTGTaaataaacaattattttttttttggttctttctCCCAtacactagaaaaaaatacGTCTGTTCCTTTTCTTGGAAGTAAATAAAATCACTAAGTTGTTTTCAAATACAAGTACCTTGTCCTGTTCACAGGTACTGAAGGAAGTGAAGGTTTCTCTGTCCAAAACACCAGAACAAGATTTCAAAGTACATGGAAATTAAACAGCATACTAAGTATCTGTACAAAGAACACACCCTAAAGGCAGAACAGGCTACTCAGAGAGGCTGTAGTCTCCCACTTTGGAGATCTctaaaacccacctggatgtggtcctgggcaccctgctctgggtggtcCTGTTTGAGCAGGGGGTTAGACCAGACAATCTCCAGAggacccttccaacctaaaGTATCCTGCAATTCTGTGAAATGTTAGGTGAATTATATCATATTTCTGCTCACAAGAACTCTCATCCTATTATTGGACAACATAGCAGAGATTAGGTTCacaaagatacttttttttggtgttatCCTCATGGGTGATTTAAAGGCCAAGAATACTTCACCATTATATGAGGAATTATAGGAATTATATACATCTTTCATTCGGTGTCTTTAGACAGTAGGAACAATGTATTTCTGTACTGAAACTCAAACATGGTATTCCACCAAGAGGTGAATTTCAGTATCATGCATGTTTACAGCACACAGTAAGAACTTGTGCTTTGCTATGAAGTCTAAGCCATCTGCAACTTCATGTTCAGGGAAACAGCTGGAATACAACCAGGTGTACTGCTTAAAtagcaaacagaaaatgtgGCTTTTGTTTTAAGCCATCCAGCATACATAAAAGACAGTCTGTAGAAACcgcaaagttatttttttcacctctcCCTGTTTGATAGGGGTGAGGAAGTTGGAGTATCTCCTCTACTGTACCTTCCACTTTATGAATGCTGCTTCTAACAAAGCAATTGTTACTTTAAAGAAGACAATTGTTGCCAACAATATTCATTCACACAGTAGCCAGCTCTGCCTTGCTATTCCAACTGAAAAAAGAGGCTAGGTTGACTGGATCACAACCAGATGCACATCTCTGACCTTTTACTGCTCTTGCTCTGTACAATGAAGCGTGGGCAGTCACCTGACTTGGACTAAGTGCTGGCATTCTCAAATCCAGCCTTCTTCATCAAAGTTAATTACAGCACATTAAGTGTTTATCCTGAAGGTAACAGTTGCTCAAGATCCAGTCTTAATGTCTGAAACTTAAACATATCTCCATGTACGTTGACAATGAGATTCGAAAGTTTTATCCACCTAAACATGAGAGCAACAGATTATAAATTGTTTGACTTCTCTGCAGGCTCCTCTATGGCCAGAAATCATAATGGACAAGCTTGTATTTTAACAGATTCAAATAATATATAAACTAGTGGA from Anas platyrhynchos isolate ZD024472 breed Pekin duck chromosome 2, IASCAAS_PekinDuck_T2T, whole genome shotgun sequence encodes:
- the ABRA gene encoding actin-binding Rho-activating protein gives rise to the protein MAADSSMVLEKKASTTPAKRAVHKIRTATLVFSLARGWQQWATDHNVKQAQEPTGWVPSAVDSSTQPVQERPFEKWPIPSTKRDQGKDDEKSSVNESTTIRDAEKKSRESDEALKKFNIRSKEVAKTVVSKAYERGGDISLLSDRYENNNGSSEMIKLKEESNAIDKILSAKLSPTIRRKCSNTVSELTKGWKQMEQEDKVGTKEELLLNSHDDSMDAEDSGYGEAEDRLEPEDSDQEVTAVRIKRPVPSFASKLSEERSTKAHRKYSPVNSLKDRWQEWADQHITSQKLNPFSEEFDHDLAMSTRLRKGDEGYGRPKEGTKTAERAKRAEAHIHREIRDMCFIIESMAKPRRDGKIQVTFGELFERYVRISDKVVGILMRARKHGLVDFEGEMLWQGRDDNVIITLLK